The sequence below is a genomic window from Nitrospirota bacterium.
ATAAGACTTGCTGTAGTAGATGGGCTCACAGGACTTAACAATCACAGGCATTTTCAGGAGAGGTTAAAAGATGAAATAGCGAGGGCAAGGAGATATGGAAGAGAGGTTTCCCTTTTGATTCTGGATATTGACCATTTCAAAAATTTTAACGACATTTATGGGCATCAGGTCGGAGATAGGGTTCTCAAATCCATTAGCTCTATTATAAAGGAGCAAATACGGGCCACTGACCTTGCCGCCAGATACGGTGGAGAAGAGTTTGCCGTAATTCTGCCAGAAACAGATTATGCAGGTTCACGCATTCTTGCTGAAAGGCTGAGAAAAAAAATTGCTGAAACTCCTTTCATTCTTCCAAATGGCGAAAGGGCATTTATAACTATCAGTATAGGATTTGCCAGTTTTCCAGAAAATGCAGGGGATAAAGACGAATTTATTGGAAGTGCCGATAAGGCCCTTTACTTTGCAAAGGAGCACGGCAGGAACATGACATGTGGGTTTGCCGAGACCCTCGAAGCTGAGCCTGTCGAAGCTGAGAAAGGCGCCTGGTATCTGGAGCATGCCTCTAAGAGCATCGAGGCGAGCGTTATTGAAAACCTCGCCATGGCGGTTGACTCCAGGACACCATATACAAAGGGGCATTCAGCAGAGGTAGCCAGGCTATCAGTCGCATTAGCCAGGGAGCTTGGCCTCAGTGGAGAGGATATAGAAAGATTGAGAACTGCAAGCATACTGCATGATATAGGGTCCGTAAGTATACCGGATAAAATTTTAAACAAGCCATGTGACCTTACTGAAGAGGAGAAAAAAATTATTATGGCACATCCAGGACTCGCAGAAATGCTACTGGGTAAATACCCGCACATAGAAGAAATACTGCCAGCTATTCTTTATCATCATGAGCGATTTGATGGCAATGGTTATCCAAACGGATTGAAAGGAGAAGAAATCCCTCTGCATGCACGAATTCTGGCAATTGCTGAAGCATTCAATGCCATGGTCTCACCAAGACCGTATAAAAAGAGCCTCACCATCCAGCAGGCAATTGATGAACTAAAGGCAGAGTCTGGCAGGCAGTTTGACCCCAAACTGGTCAAGGTTTTTATAAAGTTTTTAAACACTCAGATTTCCACTCCGAAATAGCAACTTGCATGCTTAAGGTCAATGAAATCTTTAAGAGCATCCAGGGAGAGTCTACATATGCAGGACTGCCATGTGTTTTTGTCAGACTTGCCGGCTGCAATCTGAGATGTTCTTATTGCGATACAGCTTATGCTTATTACGATGGAAGGGAGATGTCAGGCAAAGAAATATTTTCAAAAATTAAGGATTACAAAATTAAACTTGTTGAATTTACAGGTGGAGAGCCCCTTCTGCAGAAAGATATTTATCCGCTGATAAGCAGTCTCCTTGATAAAGGTTATAAAGTCCTCGTTGAAACCAATGGTTCAATAAGCATTGCAGGGCTTGACAGAAGGGCTATTGTTATAATGGACATAAAAACACCTGAAAGCGGCATGAGTGAGAAAATGGATTTTAAAAACCTTAACCTGCTGAAAGAAAAAGACGAGGTTAAATTTGTCGTAATGAATAGAGAAGATTACTCATGGGCAAAAGGCATTATTGAGAAATTCGGGCTTATTAAAAAATGCCACGTCCTTATGTCGCCTGCCTTTGGCCTGGTCAAACCCGATACCCTCGCTTCATGGATTCTGCGTGACAACCTCCCAGTAAGGCTTCAACTGCAAATTCATAAATATATATGGAAGGTAGGAGAAAGAAAAAAAGTTCATCTTCAAAAAAGTTGCTAAAAAGTAAACGTGAGTGAAAGGCATATAAGCTGTCATTCCCGCGAAAGCGGGAATCCAGAGAAAGTATGAGAAACTATTATGTTTATATCCTGGATTCCTGCTTTCGCAGGAATGACCTTTTGAGAATATTTATTGCAACTAAATGGGAGATGAACCAAAAATAAAAACAGATGTTTGATGAGGAGCTAAGGAAATTAAAGGAGAAGGGCCTCTTAAGGGAGCTTAAATGGCTTGAATCATCTCATGGCCCGAGGGTAGTCATCAACGGAGAAGAATACTTAAACTTCTCATCAAACGATTATCTCGGGCTTGCCAGCCACCCTGAGATTATAAAAGCTGCTGTAAATGCCCTGAAAAAATACGGCTTTGGCTCAGGCGCATCAAGGCTTTTAAGCGGCTCCTACATTCCCCATAGAGAGCTTGAGGAGCGGATAGCCAGATTTAAAGGGACAGAGGCTGCCCTAATTTTCAATACAGGCTATTCAGCAAATACCGGGGTAATACCTGCCATTGTGAAATCCGGTGATACAATCTTGAGCGATGAGTTAAATCATGCAAGCATTATTGATGGCGCAAGACTTTCAAAGGCAGAGATAAAGGTTTACAGACACAGGGACGTTAATCACCTTGAAGAACTTTTAAGAAAATCCGCGGGCAAAAAACTCGTAATAACTGACACTGTATTCAGCATGGACGGGGATGTTGCGCCTCTTAAAGATATAGTTTCTCTGTACAAAAAATATGATGCAATGCTTATGATTGATGATGCCCATGCAACTGGCGTCCTCGGAAGGACAGGCAGGGGAGCGTTTGAGCATTTTGGTATTGAAGCTTCGGCAAGCTCAGCTCAGGGCATAATCCAGATGGGAACTTTAAGCAAGGCATTTGGCTGTTTCGGGGCATTTGTTGCTGGTTCAAATGACCTGATAGAACTTCTGATAAACAAGGCGAGGAGCTTTATTTATTCAACCGCCCTTCCTCCTGCATTAGCAAGCGCTGCAATAAAGGCAATAGATATAGTTGATTCTGAATCGCATGGGCTGAGGGATAAACTATGGAAAAACAGAAGAAGGCTTTACCGGGGACTTAAGAGAATTGGTTATAATACCCTTGATTCTGAGACGCCTATAATTCCACTGTTAACAGGAGACATTGAAAGCACCATGAGGCTAAGCAATTATCTTTATGACAATAAGATATTTGCTCCAGCAATAAGGCCGCCGACAGTGCCTGAGGGAAAATGCAGGATAAGATTTTCTGTTACAGCCGCACATACGGAGGAAGATGTAGATGCGGTTATTGAAAGATTAAAATTTCAAAAATCAAAAATCAAAAATCAAAATTGTGGAAGAGAAGATTTTTAAATTAAAAGTTTCCTTAATTTTGCATTTTGAATTTTACATTTTTAATTTGCATTAATTATGGTCTGTCTAATTACAGGTTCATCTCGCGGTCTTGGTAAAGCTATTGCCCTCGCATTTGGCAGGAGGGGGCATCAGGTTGTTATCCATTATAAAGATAAAAGTAGTGAAGCAGAAGAAGTTGCCTCACAGGTAAAGTAATCAATAGTGCTTAAAGCTGATGTCAGGAATTTTGAAGAAGTAAAAACTCTGACTGACGAGGTTATCAAAAGATGGGGAAGGATTGATGTCCTTGTAAATAATGCCGGTATTACAAAAGAGTCCCTGCTCTTAAAGACATCGGATGCAGATTTTGATGAAGTAATGGCTACGAATCTTAAAGGCCCGTTTAATTTTATACGGGCAGCAACACCATACATGATAAAACAGGGCCATGGGCACATAATAAATATCTCCTCAATTGCTGGAATTAAAGGTAAGGCAGGGCTTTCAGCCTATTCTGCCTCAAAGGCTGCTCTTATTGGCCTGGCACTATCGGCTGCTTCAGAGTTTGCTCAACATAATATAATGGTAAATGCAGTCCTGCCTGGCTACATGCTAACTGACATGGGCAGCAACGCTACAGATAAGGCAAGAGAAACGGCTTTGAGGGACAACCTTCTCAGGAGGTTTTCAAATCCCCATGAAGTTGCAGAATTCATAGCCCATCTTTCAGAGACAAGTGGAATAACAGGGCAGGTATTTAATCTGGATAGCAGGGTTATATAACTTTTTATGCACTAATATCCATTTCTCCGATTAAAAGACTCGGAGAGCCCAGCCTGCCGAAAAACCTCAGGTCCTTGCCAACACCCCCCACCCTTTTGAACATCTCAAAGATATTTCCTGATATAACTGCCTCCTTAACTGGAAACAAAGGTCTTCCATTTTCTATCCATAAGCCAGAGATACCAACTGAAAAATCTCCTGATATGGGATTAGCTGTATGCACACCCATTGCCTCAATGACAAAAAGCCCTTTTCCAACTGAAGAGACGAAGCTCTGAAGCTTTGAAGTTTTTTCTTCTGCACTTTTGCACTTCTGCCCTTCCGCACTAAGTATCTCTTCAGCCTTAAGCCTTAAGCCTTTAGCCTCATCCTGAGGGGTAATATAAAGATTTGTGATTCCCACGCCAGGATAACTCTTGAAACTCCCCCTTACTGCATTACCTGTTGAGACAATTCCTGCCTTTCTTGCAGTATAAGTGTTGTGTAGAAAGCCTGTAAGCCTTCCATTTTCAATAAGGACTTTCCTGCGAGCTGGAATACCCTCATCATCAACAGGAGACGTGCCAGGGCACCACGGCATTGTGCCATCGTCAATTATATTCAATATAGGGCTTGTTATGATTTTATCAACCCTGTCTGCTAACAAAGACTTTCCCTTTTGCACTGATTCTGCAGAGAATGAAAGGCTGAGGATGCCCAGGAACTCGGATGCCACCATAGGGTCAAGTATAACAGGCGCTTTTACAGCATTGATTTTCTTTGCACCTAAAAGCATCACCGCCTTCTTTGCTGCCCCTGCACCTATGGAAGCAAAATCAATATCTTTGAGCTGTCTGCTAAATCCATAGTCCCAGCCCATCTGGCTGTCTCCCCCATCCTGGGCAATGGCCATTACATGGGCACTGACAGAAGTGCCTTTATATGAAATGTTCACACCTTTTGAGTTAAATATGGCAACATCATTGCTGACAAAAGTAGATGTAGCCTTTCTGACCTTTTTTACCTTCCTGTCAAAAGATAGTGCCCCATTCTCAAGAAGCACAGCGTTTTTTATAGCATCGTCCTCGTTTATCAATGTAATATCTTCATCCCATATAAGGACATCCGAAGGAGACCTAAAATCAGCAATATCATTGTATCCGTCTGCGCCTGTCCAGCAAGCTCCCTCCAATGCCTTTTCTACACATTTATCAATAGGTGGGACGTTCTTATTAGACCGACTGCCGACTGCCGACTGCTGACTATCAACAGGCCCTGATATAAAAGAAAACCCGAGTCTCTGCCCCTTAATGACCTTAACTGCCATGCCAAATTCTCTGGCCGTCTCTAATGCCTCTACCCCGCCATCTTTGGCCTCTGCTGAAATGCTCTTTGAGGCCTTTATAAAAACCTCGGCGCCATCACAGCCCTTTTTAAGGGCAAGTCTAAGCGCATCCTCTGCTAATGAAGCAATGTCCATAATCTATCCTTTCATCCTGTTAGCTTGCAATGGATAATATACTATATGAGCGTGTTGCCAAACAATCCTTTTCGCTTTCATCCACCATACTCACTTTGGCTTGTGATTTTTAAAGTTAATTGATACAATTATCACATCTTTACCACGATGCTTGCATCATCAAACATTAAGGAGGTATGGCACCATGGCACTGCAATGGACTCAAGCCTTATCAGTAGGTGTAGATGAGATTGATAACCAGCATAAAGAGTTATTTAACAGAATAAACAACCTGCATACTACAATAAGTCAGGGTAAGGGCAAGGAAGATATTGCTAAAGTAATCAAGTTTTTAGAGGATTACGTAATAACACATTTTGGCGCAGAAGAAAGGTATATGACCAGATATGACTATCCAGGCTATTTAGCACACAAGGCACAACACACAGAATTTATAAAAGACTTTTCTAACTTAAAAAAAGAGTTTGAGACACAGGGTGCGACTTCATATTTAGTAATACAGGTTAATCTTCGGGTAGGTGATTGGCTTATAAATCATATCGGCAAAGTAGATAAAGCCCTGGGTACGTTTTTGGAGACTAAGATATGAGAAAGATAGTATTTTTACTATTGATGTTATTCCTTTTAATTCCTGCCATATCCCATGCCGATTATTTAATACAATTCAAAGATGGCCGACAAATCACAGCAGATGAATATGAAGAAGTCGAGGGGCAAATCAAGTTTTATATCCATGGCGGAGAGGTAACTGTAGATAAAAACGACATACGCAGCATTAAAAAAATTGAAATTGAAAAGAACGAAGGCGTTGTACATGAGAAAGAGAGCGGGATAGAAGAAACACCAGCGACGTCAAAACCTGAGACGAAGAATGAAGGAGATAGAGAGACAAAAGAGAAAACTCAGGCATTAAGGGAAGAGCGTGACAGAGTTTCAAAACAAAAAGAAGCCCTGATACCAGAAAGTGAAAAACTTACCAAGGAGAGGGAACAGCTATCAGAAGACCTGAAGAAAGAAGGTAGACTTATGTCTCCCACAAAGAAAAGAGCATTTGACAAGAGATTGAAGGAACTCGAAGAAAAGACTATACAATTTAATAAAAACCTCCAGGACATCGAAAATAAGGAAAGAACAATAAGTAGCGAGATCGAGTCCCTTGAACTTGAAAAAGAAAAGAAAGTACAATAACATCAAGGGGCAATCCACAATAAACAAAAAACTTAATTAACCACAGAGAAC
It includes:
- a CDS encoding diguanylate cyclase gives rise to the protein RGDLDARLEIKDGDEFAPIAMNIKKIVDSLKERVSKGQRVVRQYAILTELMGFISSELKTDVILKNLVDRTKDLIKSQHCCVIIFDPKTITTRFFIANEGIQDPSTVRLSTEGLFRKVLKDQVPLRIEKTGEHIEVPELNLKVKDILAVPLISSGDTSGVLILADKLKDSFDHEDEDMLMDFAFQAFLTVSVHEEIIRLAVVDGLTGLNNHRHFQERLKDEIARARRYGREVSLLILDIDHFKNFNDIYGHQVGDRVLKSISSIIKEQIRATDLAARYGGEEFAVILPETDYAGSRILAERLRKKIAETPFILPNGERAFITISIGFASFPENAGDKDEFIGSADKALYFAKEHGRNMTCGFAETLEAEPVEAEKGAWYLEHASKSIEASVIENLAMAVDSRTPYTKGHSAEVARLSVALARELGLSGEDIERLRTASILHDIGSVSIPDKILNKPCDLTEEEKKIIMAHPGLAEMLLGKYPHIEEILPAILYHHERFDGNGYPNGLKGEEIPLHARILAIAEAFNAMVSPRPYKKSLTIQQAIDELKAESGRQFDPKLVKVFIKFLNTQISTPK
- a CDS encoding radical SAM protein, with amino-acid sequence MLKVNEIFKSIQGESTYAGLPCVFVRLAGCNLRCSYCDTAYAYYDGREMSGKEIFSKIKDYKIKLVEFTGGEPLLQKDIYPLISSLLDKGYKVLVETNGSISIAGLDRRAIVIMDIKTPESGMSEKMDFKNLNLLKEKDEVKFVVMNREDYSWAKGIIEKFGLIKKCHVLMSPAFGLVKPDTLASWILRDNLPVRLQLQIHKYIWKVGERKKVHLQKSC
- the bioF gene encoding 8-amino-7-oxononanoate synthase — encoded protein: MFDEELRKLKEKGLLRELKWLESSHGPRVVINGEEYLNFSSNDYLGLASHPEIIKAAVNALKKYGFGSGASRLLSGSYIPHRELEERIARFKGTEAALIFNTGYSANTGVIPAIVKSGDTILSDELNHASIIDGARLSKAEIKVYRHRDVNHLEELLRKSAGKKLVITDTVFSMDGDVAPLKDIVSLYKKYDAMLMIDDAHATGVLGRTGRGAFEHFGIEASASSAQGIIQMGTLSKAFGCFGAFVAGSNDLIELLINKARSFIYSTALPPALASAAIKAIDIVDSESHGLRDKLWKNRRRLYRGLKRIGYNTLDSETPIIPLLTGDIESTMRLSNYLYDNKIFAPAIRPPTVPEGKCRIRFSVTAAHTEEDVDAVIERLKFQKSKIKNQNCGREDF
- a CDS encoding SDR family NAD(P)-dependent oxidoreductase, with the translated sequence MVCLITGSSRGLGKAIALAFGRRGHQVVIHYKDKSSEAEEVASQVK
- a CDS encoding SDR family oxidoreductase — encoded protein: MLKADVRNFEEVKTLTDEVIKRWGRIDVLVNNAGITKESLLLKTSDADFDEVMATNLKGPFNFIRAATPYMIKQGHGHIINISSIAGIKGKAGLSAYSASKAALIGLALSAASEFAQHNIMVNAVLPGYMLTDMGSNATDKARETALRDNLLRRFSNPHEVAEFIAHLSETSGITGQVFNLDSRVI
- a CDS encoding TldD/PmbA family protein → MDIASLAEDALRLALKKGCDGAEVFIKASKSISAEAKDGGVEALETAREFGMAVKVIKGQRLGFSFISGPVDSQQSAVGSRSNKNVPPIDKCVEKALEGACWTGADGYNDIADFRSPSDVLIWDEDITLINEDDAIKNAVLLENGALSFDRKVKKVRKATSTFVSNDVAIFNSKGVNISYKGTSVSAHVMAIAQDGGDSQMGWDYGFSRQLKDIDFASIGAGAAKKAVMLLGAKKINAVKAPVILDPMVASEFLGILSLSFSAESVQKGKSLLADRVDKIITSPILNIIDDGTMPWCPGTSPVDDEGIPARRKVLIENGRLTGFLHNTYTARKAGIVSTGNAVRGSFKSYPGVGITNLYITPQDEAKGLRLKAEEILSAEGQKCKSAEEKTSKLQSFVSSVGKGLFVIEAMGVHTANPISGDFSVGISGLWIENGRPLFPVKEAVISGNIFEMFKRVGGVGKDLRFFGRLGSPSLLIGEMDISA
- a CDS encoding hemerythrin family protein → MALQWTQALSVGVDEIDNQHKELFNRINNLHTTISQGKGKEDIAKVIKFLEDYVITHFGAEERYMTRYDYPGYLAHKAQHTEFIKDFSNLKKEFETQGATSYLVIQVNLRVGDWLINHIGKVDKALGTFLETKI